The proteins below come from a single Malus sylvestris chromosome 3, drMalSylv7.2, whole genome shotgun sequence genomic window:
- the LOC126616789 gene encoding stigma-specific STIG1-like protein 1, with the protein MGVIKIILVIATTMALSITLMTVKRVGYGEAEQEGKTPFTDSWKEQPEVDENTLLLPSKRVSRFLAENDLVDRNPRAADHCHKDNEVCAYTPPGYKNSTCCNNKCLDLSEDKNNCGACRKKCKYTESCCRGECVNTNYDKRHCGQCNSPCKFGQYCVYGLCNYA; encoded by the coding sequence ATGGGGGTCATCAAGATAATATTGGTCATAGCAACAACCATGGCTTTGTCTATCACTCTCATGACCGTGAAAAGGGTCGGTTATGGAGAAGCAGAACAAGAAGGAAAGACCCCTTTCACCGACTCGTGGAAAGAGCAACCGGAGGTCGATGAAAACACCTTGCTACTACCTTCCAAGAGGGTGAGTCGTTTCCTAGCTGAAAATGATCTGGTTGACAGAAACCCTAGAGCAGCTGACCATTGCCACAAAGACAATGAGGTATGTGCCTACACGCCGCCAGGATATAAGAACTCGACGTGTTGCAACAACAAGTGCCTGGACTTGTCCGAGGACAAGAACAACTGTGGTGCATGCAGGAAGAAGTGCAAGTACACTGAATCGTGCTGTAGAGGAGAGTGTGTGAACACGAATTATGACAAGAGGCATTGTGGCCAGTGCAACAGTCCCTGCAAGTTTGGGCAGTACTGTGTATATGGTCTTTGCAATTATGCGTGA